The DNA window ATTGAAATTGATATGAAGAAAAAAGATAAATTTTTTTAGATTTTTTTATTTCTTCTTTTGTTTTACTAATTTTATTTTCAAAATAGCGAAATTCTCTTATGGCAACAATTATATTTTCTTCAAATTGAGAATAACTCCTATTAGATATATTTAAATTTTGTTTAGTTTCACGATCAGATATTTCTAATTTTAATTTAAAAATTAATTCTCTATATCCTTTATAACCAAGAGAAATTGCAAACTTAGATATTGTTGATTCTGCTACATTTGCAGATTTTGATAAGTCTTTGATACTAGGTATAGATTTTGTCACAAATGATTTCATTAAAATTTTTGAAATGGCATTATTTGCTGAATTCGGGTTAATATTCATATTAATAAACAATTGATTTAACACTGATTTCATAAAATATCTCCTTAACCTAATTATGTTTAAAAAAAAAAAAAAAAAGCAATAAGTACATAATAATAAAAAATAAAAAAAATCTCTAATAAAATGAATAACTATAGTATTATTCATTAGAGATTTTTTTACTAATATTTTAAAATAAAAAGCATTAATTCAATATATTTAATTTTTTATTAATGCGTATTGTTTAGTATTATTTATAATATACTTTTTACTATATGAATTTAATCAATTCTTTATTTCCAACTTCTTTAGCTCCTAAAGTAATTTGATCTAAATCTATATGGAAATTTAAATAACCTAATTGAAAAGTCATTATTCTATCACTTCTATTGCCAGAAATATCACGTCAACTTATATTAATACCAACTTTTTTATTTGCTTTTCAAAATCAATTATTATAAACTCAAATCGTTTTTTTAGCTAAATTTGAAAAACCGAAAAAATACTCACTATCAGGAAGTTTTGCTTCATCAAACATTTGTTGTCTATAGAAACCTAAATTTTGAGAATCAAATAAACTAAAAGTTTTAACAAAATCTCCAGAATTATCATGTCCGCTATAAAATTTATCAACAATTGCATCAGTCAATTCACTTCTTTTTAAAGTCATTAAAAAGTCATCTTTTGAATTATATTCTGGATATTCATATGCATGAGAAACTCCAAACATTTTATGAAAGGCTTTTAAAGTATCTACAGTAAATTCAGATAATAAACTTAAATCCTTTGAAGGAGTTTGATCGTCACCTATTAAATAGTTAATAGCTATTCTAAAATCTGGTAGTTCATGAATATAGCTTCCCTCTGCTAAATTAATTGATAAGCCAGTTAAATTAATATAACCTAAATTAATTGATTTTTTATACTCATCTGTTTCAATAAAATTATCTTTTTCTTTATCAATTTTTAATTCTTTTAAGAAATTATCTTTTTGAATATCAAAATTTGTTTTTCATATTTCATAATTTTCTTTTGTAAAGTAGTAAGTTGATAAACTATTCTTTGTTTCTGGAAGATTTGGATCTTTTCTAAAAACTGTTTCTAGAAATAATCTTCCCTTATCATTTTTATAGTCAAATTTTATTGAATCCTCTTGATTATAAAAAGTTTCTCACTTATTTATTGTTTGCAAAAGTGAATATTTTTTCATTTCAGATGATTTATATATTAAGTCTCCTTCAAATGAAAGTGGTAAAGTATTTCCAACTTTTTCAAAATAATTGCTTTTAATGAATTCAATCATAGAATCTTTAAATCCATTTGTATTAGAATCAATTTCAAAATACTTTTCAAATTCTGATTCTACAATTCCAAAACCATCATATTCTTTTTTACCAGTAGAATTTATATTATTTCATTTTATATTTGTATGTTTTCTATCTTCTGCTTTACTAGACAAAAAATAATCTTTTGCAATATTTTGATAAAAATCATCACTTGCTACTTTTAGAGCAGTATTGTTAGTTGATGTATACTTCATATTATTGCCTAATTCAAAAGATTCTATATCTTTTTCACCTTTGTAATTAACTACAATTTTATAATTAACAATTACATTTCCCAAAAATATTTCATCTTTTTTAGTTTCTGCTTCTTGATAAGATTTAATTACTAAAGAATCTCATTCAATTATTAAATTTTTAAATAAATTATTAACATCATTTAAAATAATTTTGTATTTATTTATATTTTTTAATTTATTTAATTCTTTTGTCAAAATATCAATATCCAAAACATTTTTAATATCATGTTCAAGTTGCTGTAAATCAAACTGATCAATTTCACTTGCTTTTGCACCAGTATATTCAATTATTTTAGTTTGATTTAAAAATTTGTTTTTTATTTCTGTGTCGGGTAATCCAATTAAATTTTTATAAACATTCTCATCAAGATGCTTTTGAAAAATATTTTCTACTTCTATTTTAAACTCTTTAATTAAAGCCTCATTATTTATAATTGGATCTGGTGGTTCTGTCTTTTCACCACAAGCAACTACTGTTGCACTACTTGTAGTTACAAGACTTATAGTACCCAGCAAACTTAATAATTTTTTCATATTTTATTCCTCACTTTTTTTAACTTTATTTTTATTCTTTTGCTTCTAAAGCTTTATAAATTGATTCCATATTAATTGGTAATTTAACCAAATTTTTTAAAGGTAAATTATTTTTAATTAAATATAAAAATAAGTAATTTATTTGTCTATAGTTATCAATTGCTACTACTAATGAATTTTCATCAACATCATATTTAAAAGTTTTTATTTTTTGTTCTTCTAGAAAAGTTCTAAAATCTTTTTCATCAAATTTTTCATTAATATAAATTTTATATTTTGCATAAACATTTAATTCTTCAGCAGAACCATTAAAAATATTTTTTCCATCATCAATTATTATAAAATCATCAATTATATCTGCAATTTCATCAATATTATGAACAGTTATTACAACAGTTTTTCCTGCTTTTTTTGCTTCAACTAAAAGGATTTTAATCTTATTTCTCCAATAAGAATCCAGATTAGCTCCTGGCTCATCAAG is part of the Spiroplasma cantharicola genome and encodes:
- a CDS encoding lipoprotein encodes the protein MKKLLSLLGTISLVTTSSATVVACGEKTEPPDPIINNEALIKEFKIEVENIFQKHLDENVYKNLIGLPDTEIKNKFLNQTKIIEYTGAKASEIDQFDLQQLEHDIKNVLDIDILTKELNKLKNINKYKIILNDVNNLFKNLIIEWDSLVIKSYQEAETKKDEIFLGNVIVNYKIVVNYKGEKDIESFELGNNMKYTSTNNTALKVASDDFYQNIAKDYFLSSKAEDRKHTNIKWNNINSTGKKEYDGFGIVESEFEKYFEIDSNTNGFKDSMIEFIKSNYFEKVGNTLPLSFEGDLIYKSSEMKKYSLLQTINKWETFYNQEDSIKFDYKNDKGRLFLETVFRKDPNLPETKNSLSTYYFTKENYEIWKTNFDIQKDNFLKELKIDKEKDNFIETDEYKKSINLGYINLTGLSINLAEGSYIHELPDFRIAINYLIGDDQTPSKDLSLLSEFTVDTLKAFHKMFGVSHAYEYPEYNSKDDFLMTLKRSELTDAIVDKFYSGHDNSGDFVKTFSLFDSQNLGFYRQQMFDEAKLPDSEYFFGFSNLAKKTIWVYNNWFWKANKKVGINISWRDISGNRSDRIMTFQLGYLNFHIDLDQITLGAKEVGNKELIKFI